GAGCAAAGGAAGATAAGTGATATAAACAAGAGTATGAGGAGATAAGTGATATAAACGAGGTATGAGGAGCAAAGTAGTCTATCCCCAGCCACTTGTCCTCCCAAAAATAGGGTATCCCGTCCATCCTCAATGGCATTGTGTATAGATTGAGAAAGCAAAGGAAAAACCGCCACAATCGCTTTCCACAAATTTCTGGACGTGTCTTTTAAATCCATCACGGATCCACTCAAAAGGGTGGAGCTTGTACTTGTTAACAATAGGGCAGTGGCTTCATGATAGAATCGCCAGATCCATTTAGCTAATAGGGCTGTGTTTTTTGCATGTCATTACCAATACCTAAACCTCCCAAGGTGTGAACTCTCAAATCGAAATCCATTTCAGACTTGAGGAATCTTTTTAGCATAATGTAGTTCTGTTCTTGCCTAAAAATGATTGCAGCGTAGAGAAAAAGCTATAAAACTCCTCTTGTTGTACCCTAATGCAGGATGATAAGTTTTTGTTGATGCAAGCCAAGCACCTTTGGTTGTTGTTTTGGTTCTTTGAGTTGTGTTTGAGATTAATCTGAAATTAGAGTTTTGAGTGCCATGCTTgtattttttagaacaaatGTGCGTCCAGAAATCACAACCTTTCCTGTCTTTATTCGTTATTTGACATGCATAGGATTGTCTGGAAGACCTTTTCCAGGTGCTGATTGGTGTGTTTTATTGTGATTTGTGTGtttgagaaaagaaacaagaacaaacttGTTTGGTTGTACATTATTGTGCAGGCACTGATTGGTTGTGCATAATTGTTCTAGGTTGTTCATTTTCGATCCCTAGAGAAGCCGAAGGAAGATGATTTTTGTCTGGAGATGTAAGTGGTAcagatatatttattatcatgACAGCAATTAAAGTGCTCTCCacttgaattaatttattacgAAATGCTTCATGACATGCTGTGATTGTAAATTTCTTGCTCTTTGATGtattgtcttgtttttttaggtCAAAACTTTATACATATGATGATGTGGTCGAAAGACTAGCCCAACAACTTGGTGTAGATGATCCATCAAAAATTAGATTAACGTCACATAATTGTTACTCTCAGCAACCTAAACCTCAGCCAATCAAGTATCGTGGTGTGGAGCATTTATCTGATATGCTGGTCCATTATAATCAGGTAATAATTCCCCATCCCTGAGAAATAAGCACACTATTAATAGTTCATAATCTAATGGATTTTACCTGATTGCTTATGTACAGACGTCAGATATATTATACTATGAAGTATTGGACATCCCTCTTCCAGAGTTACAAGGTCTGAAAACTCTTAAAGTAGCATTTCATCATGCAACTAAAGATGAAGTGAGTATGTACTATATAGTGATTGAATTGTAAGTCTAGGATATGTTACAATATAAGTATTTTCTTATGTATTTCTTGCATCTGTGTGTGTGCTTATATGCGTGCATTTGGGCCTGCATACGTATGCATGACACTGTCGATGAGCTTTTTCCTCACAATTATATCCCATGTTATCAGGTTGTTATTCATACAATAAGATTGCCAAAACAGAGCACTGTAGCAGATGTGATTAATGATCTTAAAACAAAGGTATTTCTTAACTTCTTTTACTCCAAATCTGTTGTGGGCCGGTAGATGTGTCATCTTGATAGAGtgtaaatgtaattttatcttttattggGGTAGGGGTTTTACAATTGCATCTCTTTTATGCCATTTTTTCGTTACTTATCTTTGTACCCTCAATTTTCCTTCATAAATAGGTTGAATTATCTCATCCAGATGCAGAGCTCAGATTGCTTGAAGTTTTCTATCATAAGATCTACAAGGTGTGACCGTGAGAGGTCTTTGCATGGCTATTACTTTATATCACTAatgttgttcttcattttgattCTGCTAAATAAGCTTACacaaaaatcattttcttagaaaaaaaagaaaaagaaaaatctagtGTTAAAGTTAGGACTCTGTTACTTTATTGGACATTGCAGAGGAACAACTTATATCCCATTCATAGTTTAATTCTGTTATCTGATTCAGGTGTTTCCTCCTAATGAAAAGATTGAGAACATTAATGATCAATATTGGACTTTGCGGGCAGAAGAGGTGCATTTCTTATGCAAGGAAAtttcttagattttttaaaatgtgaacTCTCTTAGGACTGGTTACTTTGTGGCTTTTTGTCTAACCTGATTTGTCCTCTTCTTTTCTACAGAttccagaagaagaaaaaaaccttGGTCCAAATGATCGCCTAATCCATGTGTACCATTTCACTAAAGACACTGCTCAGAATCAGATGGTAAGTATGAAGCAGAATCCTTGTCCAAATAATAGTCATTTGGCTGTTTGGATATTTTGTATCTAGAGGAAGTAAGGATGGTTGCTGGATATGATAACCTCTTttaatgattatataatttcCTTTGTTATCTATAGCAAATTCAGAACTTCGGCGAGCCCTTTTTCTTAGTCATAAATGAGGGAGAGACTCTGGCCGACATTAAATTGAGAATACAGAAGAAGTTAGAGGTTCCAGATGAGGAATTTGCCAAGGTATTTTGTTAGTTTTTTCTTCGTTCTGTGTTCTGTACTTTGGTAGTTGTTACTTCTGCATTCATTATCATCGTGGATGAGTCTTATCTATTAAGATGTTCCCAAATACAAGTTAGGGAGtggctaaaagaaaaaaattgtattacTATTACTAAGACAGACAGACAGAAAATCTGGAGCGCCTCTGATTAATCTAACTGTGTTTTGCTGTTTATGTTTTGTCAGTGGAAATTTGCATTTCTTTCACTAGGTCGTCCAGAGTATCTCCAAGACACAGACATCGTGTCAAATCGTTTTCAGGTTTGTtgtgaagattttttttttcttccggTAGTTCACAGCTTTGAGATAgcattcttaatatatttgtgTGGATGTGCTTTAGAGAAGAGATGTTTATGGTGCGTGGGAGCAATATCTTGGACTGGAACACACTGACAATGCACCCAAGCGAGCGTACACAGCCAATCAGGTGAAATATGTTTCATTTTGCTAACATTTGGTGTGCTTTTTTAACTGAATGAAATATTGGTACGAACATGTTGGTGATAATTGGTGTTCCGTtccttttgaaaaattgatgCAGAATCGTCATACATTTGAGAAGCCAGTAAAAATCTACAATTAGTGAAAGAcaagagaagagaagacaTGGCATGACTGGGTTGTTGTGTCTTTCATAGAGCATTTAGATGAGTTGGAAAATCTACCACACATTTTGTTGTTAGATTGGCGAGCACTCGGTAGCATAGAGTTGGCAGCAGGATTCCATTTTGATTCTCTTGCAATGGAATGGGTGGGGGAAGGAAGGAAAGgaccttttttcttcaatcccCCCTGATCTTGTTAATTTTACAGGCCGAGGAGAGGGTTCCTCTTTCTTCCTATCCTAATCCCACCTTTGATTGACCTTGACCACGCACAGAAAGGCCCTCCCACTCCCTCAGCATCAGTTGAGTTTGTAATCTATAGTCGTCtataaacatgattttttttttttcttctagtagttgaatgaatgaatgtaCACAAAGTATAGTTGTTGGGGAcctgaaatattattattattattgttattattatttttgggctgtttgttttgttcttttctttttttcttttctgggttttgtttAGTCGGAAGAACGAGGAGGGGTAGTAGTGGTTGTAACCGAAAGGCCGTAATTAGTTTTTTGAAAGGAGAACTGTCAGACTTCAAGTATGAGAAATTTTATATTNtttttttttttttttttttttttttttttttttttttttttttttttgagcaGTAAAGAGTTTTACTTGGCTACTTCCTTCTCCTTCCGCTTGCGCTTTCTCTTTCCGTAATCTTGCatagttaattaaatatgccaatataaaattaaaagcttgGGTTCAAAGAATGAAATCGAAGATAAGAATGGGTGGGTAGAATTTTAAGGAAAACAATCATTTAtattagtcttttttttttctttctcaaatcttgatgtatttgaaaaaataaaaagttaaaataccAAGTGAAACGAGTATTTCTATAATAgaacccacaaaaaaaaaaagaaaacatgaaattatcTTCAAATATGAAAGTTGTTGaacttaaaacaaaagaagaaaaaactcatATACAAAAATAGGATGCGTTAATGTATACATAGAAAGAAGTGAAAAAAGGCGGGTCAATTGGGACCCTGAATTGACAGATATTTGGTGCTCCTCGTTCTTTTTCGTTTCTCATCTCCTTCCATAATTCCAACCGATCAACAGCAAGACTGGACAAAAGCTTATTGAGGTAATCTTTCAGACTATTCCGTCGTTACTTTCCATCTCCTTTCCGATTACGATTCACAGCTTCGGTGGCGGCCTCCATTTCTGACTTTAGGGCTTCTCTTTTGTCTTCTAGTGAATTGTACGAACCCCCGGATCCTCCTTCTCCACTTTTCTTCACTATAATTTTGCCTGTAATCCGAACCTTCTCTCCCGTTCTACCTGAAGAAGAAGCGATAAGTAACTTGTTTACTGAATCGAGTGCCACATAGGAAGATTTTGTATCGAACGGGAATGATGGATCCGGAGCTGATGAGACTGGCTCAGGAACAGATGAGTCGCATGTCCCCAGCTGACTTCGCCAAACTCCAACAACAGGTATggaattataatttgattccctcgcttttcattttatttttcgttcACAATTCAAGATCGAGATGTAAAGCTTGGGACCTcactggtttttttttttttttttttttttttttttttttttttNCCAGATTTTAATTCATGATTTTGATATGACGATCCCCATCCTATtaaggaaattttgaattttataatctatGGATATGAAGATCATTCAGCTTTACTCCGTTCTATTGTCTGcacttaattcttttttacgAAAGGGCTCTGTTGATTGTTTCCTTTGgatcttaaaagaaaactaatcCAGAAAACTTCTAGTTGCTACGTAAGCATCATGGGATCGGTCGTGTGAGGATTATTTAGCGAGTCTGACTTAATTTAGTTTGCAATTTTATGAACCCTCCCAGGATTGAACAAATCATTTGCACGCTCTACTACTTTAGTGTTAATTGTTTGCAACAAATACCTCGTGTATTTGGCCTTGCGGTGTGCGTCTACTCAAGTCCTCGTATGACTATGTAACTGAAGTTGCTGAGTTCTCTAAACTTTCAGGTGATGGCAAATCCAGAGTTAGTCAAGATGGCCTCAGATAGCATGAAGAACATGCGTCCTGATGACTTGAGATATGCTGCAGAGCAGTTGAAGCACACCCGTCCAGAGGATATGGCTAAAATTGGTGAGAAGATGGCTAACGCATCGCCTGAAGAGATTGCAACTATGCGTACCTGTGCTGATGCACAGGTCAACCATGAATTTAATGCTGCTGAAATGCTGAAGACGCAGGTAATATCTATACGGTTTGATTCAAACACTGCTCTATGGTGACAACGGAAAAGTTTCCGCTGGACATTGTAGTCTATATAAAAACTTGTTTTCTCCATTTCTAGGTTATATTGTGTCTTAGATTCTGATCATATAACCTTGGCTGAGACGCCATTCCTCGAAGAGGCTGTTGTTATGgtgggaggaaaaaaaaaaaactttagttACTTCATTATGTTATatacttcaaaataaaacgGGGGGAACATTTATTATTCTACTTCTATGTTATGTTCTGTtgattttttctcttcaacGATGTATTTGATTCTATTGTGAATGTTCTGGTTTGTAATTCATCAAGTAGGGGAACAAGCTTCACAATCAGGGAAGGTTCAATGATGCCTTGGAAAAATATATGCTCGTGAGTATACTATACTCCTTAGATtgtactctctctctctccagtCATTACAATCTCTCTGAGTATAACGGGCAGCTCAACCCAATTCATAAAACTCTCTGTCTTTGCTTCGATATTCTTAGGCTAAGAATAACCTCAAGAGGATTTCATCTTCCAAAGGAAGAACACTTCTGTTGGCTTGCTCACTCAATTTGATGTCATGTTACTTGAATACAAAACAGTATCATGACTGCATAAGGGAGGGTTCTGAGGTAACGCAGActttttcccccctttttaATATTGGAATTCCAGTTTACCATATTGATGTGATGTAGTCTTGGGATTTCTTTTTGTATGCTATCAACATGGTGCAATTCCTTATATGCTTACTGCATATATAATCAGAGTTGAGATGAACTTTTAAGTGCCTAGACGAGCTATGTGATGAAGAATATGTGTTTCACCAAATAAAATGTACAATCTTGATTCCAATTGGACTGTTCAAATTGGTGTGAAATCTTGAAGCATGAAGCTCTATGAAGTGGAAGATTTCCAAGCAttgtaggaaaaaaaaaaaaaaaaaagaaattgtgcATTACTTGGTTGAAGGAACTCCCTTATTTCAATTAACACACGCCGATTCATGTTTATCGACAGGTTTTAGATCTGGGCAGCAACCCTATTGATGGGGAGATGGAATTCATGCCTCTAAATNaaaaaaaaaaaaaaaaaatgaaattgtgcATTACTTGGTTGAAGGAACTCCCTTATTTCAATTAACACACGCCGATTCATGTTTATCGACAGGTTTTAGATCTGGGCAGCAACCCTATTGATGGGGAGATGGAATTCATGCCTCTAAATATCTTTTACATGACAtttttgctaaaaaaaaaaatataccaaaTGATGCACTCTGGCCATGCGCTTTTAGGAATTCAATTGTTTCATGGATTATGATTTGACAACCTCCCATGTATGAGGTGCCAGAATTGTTTTTATTCAGTGGACAATTTTCACACTCCATTATTCTagggattttcttttcttgcatatgattattatttcaaagGTGATATTTATTCAAATGCTTAATTCTTGTACCTATTGATGCCAAAAATTTCTCTTACTTTAGGTTTTGGCATATGATTCAAGAAATGTGAAAGCACTTTACCGGAGAGGTCAAGCATATAAAGAATTATGTCAGTTTCAAGTGAGTTTGGGACGATAGGCTACCTAACTGTTTTTCTGATATTGTACTCATTCAAATTCTACTGTCTGctgatttttttcattggATTTCATTTTGTTAGGATGCTGTTTCTGATTTGAGCAAGGCACATGAAATTTCTCCTGATGATGAAACTATTGCAGATGTTTTATCGTGAGTTCTCTCGTCCTCACTATTTCATGCGACTTGTCTACTTGAATTTGCCTACCAGTCTTTATACGGCTTAGATAAAGAAATTGCTCACCTTTccagtttttatttatttatttatttttgggtcaAGCATGCGTTTTCTCAGAGTGCTGCTTCTGTATGTGAGACATTTAACCAAGAATTTATTACCTGTTCTTCATTAGTCTGATATATTCTGTGGAACTAATTGTTGCCACAGGGATGCGAAGAAAATATTGGAACAAGATGGGAAGAATGTTTCAAAAGGTATGTCCTCTTTGCTCATTCAGTATATTCTTTGGTCGGATATATTCTGTAGCTTGACAGTGGTGGGATGAAAAATTACGTAGAAATTGAATTTGACATTACATTTCTAACTCATTTCATAGGAATTGTCATTGAAGAAATAGTTGAAGAAGACTACCCTGCATCTACAAATATTTCTGCCTCACGACCACAAGAAGTCGTTGACAATTCTAAAACTGATGATGCCTACAAGAAGAGTATAAACTCCGAGCGTTTGCAGGGGATGAAAGATGATCCAAATGCTATCAGGTCTGCATGCTTTATTTGGGATTTTTCAACTTGATTGTTTGATAGTAGGTGTTCAGTGAATCATTGAAGTTGTTGAGCTTGGCATCTTTCTCtgtctcttctctctttctttaaaACTATGTTTCGTCAGTATTAATAGGCGTTGAACTTTATTATCTCGTACATGTTCTATTTTTGCCCTTTCTGGGAAATTTGGAAAAGCAGGACAAACTTTTTGTGCGCGCGTAAGACCAATGTCTCAATTTGGACTTTGAGCACCAAAGAGTTCAGTTATTGGCTTCTTTTTGGGGCTGTCGTCGTTCTTCCCCCTTTCCTTCTTCAACCCACCACACCCACCCCCCTCCCTCCCCTCcccttttatattaaaaaaattgtagtgcatttttttttcaataggTCCCTGAATATTTATGAGAATTTTGTCTATTCAAGTTCTATATCACTTTCTTCTGacctttttcttattttggaaATGGAACAAGATTTTCAGCTGGAGAGTGTTATTAATTATCGACCAGTGTTTTTATTCTccgattttttcttttgtagatCATTTCAGAGATTTGTTTCAAATGCTGATCCCGATACTCTAGCTGCTTTGAGTGTTGGAAAACCTGGAGAGATATCTCCAGACATGGTTGCCACGGCCTCAAATATGATCAGCAAGATGTCTCCAAATGAGCTTCAAGAAATACTTAAATTGGCTTCTTCTTTCCAAGAGGCGAACCCCCTTAAGGGCGACGGTTTAGGTCTAAATTTAGATAGTGCAAACATGACTCCCGAGTTACTCAGTTCAGCAAGTCGTATAATGAGTAATATGCCACCTGAAGACCTACAAAGGATGTTTGAAACTGCATCGTCTTTGAAGAGGAATGACTCTGCTTCTGGAAATGACAATATACCAGATTCTGATACTCGATCAAAATCTTTCGAGGGTGAACAATCCAGTATCAGTGGAAGTAGTACTATGAACAACACTAGTTCTTATGGAGCGTTTTCAAATTTAGGAAGAAGTTCTTCTAACTCAACTATTCCAACGTCTTCTGCTGATATGCAAGAACAAGTGagaaatcaaatgaaaaatccAGCCATGCAGCAGGTTTGTAAATCTTACTATAAGCGATATAATGAGTGAATAGAATACTTTAGaagttgttttttcttttcttttcttttcttttttttcaactttttgatGCGTTTGACCATGATGCATGGAGTCACACATGTtctagtatttttatttttttttaatgtgagGTGAGATGCTCTCtcacttttaaaatatgacTGAAGTCCTACGTTGGTTAGTCAGGGGAGGATGATGAATACATTTGTAAGGGATAACATCTCCGATGCATTTTGGgtgaaatcaaaagcaaattTATGAGGGCTTATGGCCACTGTCGTACCACTGTGAGAATTATTGGAGAGGTCTCTCGTTTATTCTTGTTAAAATTAAGTCAAGTTTTATCTGCCCTGCCTTCTCTTCAAACAATGAGCCTTTatctttgaataaaaataaagagtgAATTTTGTAGGATGTGATAAGATTACCTAGTTGCCTCTGTTGTATATATAGTACGTGCTGTTAGAAGCTTCAATGTTCCCTTGAGAGTTTATAGATATACTTTGCTCGCTCTTAATTACTGGTTTTGTGCAATCTGTTAGATGTTCACATCAATGATTAAGAATATGAGTCCAGAGGCGATGGCAAGTATGAGCGAACAATTCGGTCTGAAGCTTTCGCCTGAGGATGCAGCAAAAGCTCAGGAAGCTATGTCATCTTTCTCACCCGAGGATTTGGATAAAATGGTAGTTTTTGCGTTGGCTTCTGTTATTCTCGGAAGGAATTCTTCTGTGTTCTCTATGGTTCTGATTTGCTAACTGGTTTACCTGAAATGATGATTGCAGATGCGTTGGGCAGATAAGATTCAAAGAGGCGTTGAAGGTGGAAAGAAGGCAAAGAGTTGGTTACTGGGACGTCCTGGTATGATTTTGGCAATATGCATGCTGATACTGGCAGTAATTCTTCATCGGTTAGGAGTTATAGGCGGTTGAGATAAGCCCTTGCCGCCACACCCCTCCCTGTCTGCAGTAGAATTATGgaaatattaacaattttgttCCCCCGTCCCCCCTCTCGAATGGATAAAGCTACTGGGATTAGTTATGATTTATGAATTTGATAGTTTATTTTGGGCAAGTCCCCCTCGAATGGATAAAGGTTTGGGCAATTCTTGAACACCAAAAATGGACtctttttttatagtttatttaGGCACGTATAAGGTAGTGGACAAAAGAATCATCGTGTATGTGATTCTGATATTATTAGAATATATTAGgaagggagggagagagagagagagagagcggtGGAATTTGtatagaagaaaatgagggAAGCCgagaaaaaagacaaaatgatGGGTGGGTGGAGGAGCGAGCATGGACACGGAATTGCTCCACacattattattcaaattgtatatatatataaatatatatataaattaagaaGTTGAAGAGCTCGAAGGCCACACCCATCCCTCCCCTTCTATATTATCTCCAACCAAATCACTCTCATAAAACCAACGACCTTCAGTTTTGTccttattttcatttgtttattaaatgATGTCTTCcattaaagagagaaaataagagCTTGTTTGGAAGATCGAGTGGTGGGTGGAAGACACGTCTGGCGTTTGAATTTCATTAAGGACTCCTAAACTTAGCTTCCCATATATATTACAACAAATACTTCTCCTTCCGATTCATCGCATCCTcgtctctctttctttctctctctctctctctctctctctctctctcattctcaATAACACCGCTATCCTCTTCGTTCGttcgttctttctttctttctttctcaattCCCATTCCGCTGAATACTCTCATCCTAAACGCTTTCTTTACGTCAATTGATCCATTGGACCTGCTCAACTCACTATGAATCAGAACGTCCTCCTCCGATCCCCGCCAGAGACTCGCCAGCAACCACTACTGACAGACAAGTCGCCCAACAGACTTAAGGAAAAGCCGCGGTTCGCGGAGGTGGCCGGCGGAACGGCCGCGGAGTGCGCGGCAATATGCTGTTGCTTTCCATGCAGCATGATGAACCTTCTGATATTGACCGTCTACAAGGTTCCAGTGGGGCTCTGCAAAAAGGCGTGGAATAAGAGGGGAAAACGACGTCACATCACGAAGAGAAAcaaggcggcggcggcgggcGGTGCAACTGTAGGTAAGGAGGGGCCGAAACATGATGGTGAAAAGGAGGATTGGGGAGAATCGCTTCCGTCGTCGTATTTGTCATCGGAGGATGTGGAATTGGAGAAGGAGATGTGGGACCAATTTTATGGTACTGGCTTCTGGAGGACACCTTCTCAGAGAGAAACCTAACGGTACAAATTTTGGTTCAAGGAATTTTTTAGGGTTCTATAATCACACAATGGGATCCATGATGATCAaagatttttcctttctttcgttctttctttcttcttttttttctctccacATACATGATATATTCAATTATATGGTTAAGAATTTCTCTTCCACAAATGATAACTAAAACCATATATTTTCAGAAAATCTAAGATAACCCTAAATCTAAccactttcatttttcatttcctttcttctatcACTCAAAACCATCAAACACACATAAAACCACTTTTTGAAATTCACCAAAATACAAAGTAACTATTTGAATTTCTTACTGCATAAAGTGAAgtcaaatttttagaaaataacgATTTAGTTTATGAATTTTGGTGATTAGTTttgtatttcaattttaaacatttattgtAATCTCTTATCTATACCTATACAGATTCATAAACTAATGAAGTTCAATGGATTTACGAGTTA
The Cucurbita pepo subsp. pepo cultivar mu-cu-16 chromosome LG16, ASM280686v2, whole genome shotgun sequence genome window above contains:
- the LOC111777621 gene encoding outer envelope protein 61-like gives rise to the protein MMDPELMRLAQEQMSRMSPADFAKLQQQVMANPELVKMASDSMKNMRPDDLRYAAEQLKHTRPEDMAKIGEKMANASPEEIATMRTCADAQVNHEFNAAEMLKTQGNKLHNQGRFNDALEKYMLAKNNLKRISSSKGRTLLLACSLNLMSCYLNTKQYHDCIREGSEVLAYDSRNVKALYRRGQAYKELCQFQDAVSDLSKAHEISPDDETIADVLSDAKKILEQDGKNVSKGIVIEEIVEEDYPASTNISASRPQEVVDNSKTDDAYKKSINSERLQGMKDDPNAIRSFQRFVSNADPDTLAALSVGKPGEISPDMVATASNMISKMSPNELQEILKLASSFQEANPLKGDGLGLNLDSANMTPELLSSASRIMSNMPPEDLQRMFETASSLKRNDSASGNDNIPDSDTRSKSFEGEQSSISGSSTMNNTSSYGAFSNLGRSSSNSTIPTSSADMQEQVRNQMKNPAMQQMFTSMIKNMSPEAMASMSEQFGLKLSPEDAAKAQEAMSSFSPEDLDKMMRWADKIQRGVEGGKKAKSWLLGRPGMILAICMLILAVILHRLGVIGG
- the LOC111777213 gene encoding uncharacterized protein LOC111777213, whose amino-acid sequence is MNQNVLLRSPPETRQQPLLTDKSPNRLKEKPRFAEVAGGTAAECAAICCCFPCSMMNLLILTVYKVPVGLCKKAWNKRGKRRHITKRNKAAAAGGATVGKEGPKHDGEKEDWGESLPSSYLSSEDVELEKEMWDQFYGTGFWRTPSQRET